One window from the genome of Bdellovibrio sp. NC01 encodes:
- a CDS encoding ATP-binding protein, whose product MSLASFIRKLPKLHNVLALIVLGVGLTVIFGWIVQDPMLIRVRPQFAPMVFNSAFLLCFLSLGVLFSEYSYLKLGRICSVIVMIFSGVVLIQYPLNINFGIDTFFVKPFFDSNYPGRMAASVAGTTALLGLALFFNKRSTLCQYVRSTASSLAFGFGVIGLLGYVFNFNSEYGWGSFSRMAVHTSTSIILLSIALLAQLRTKVKEQSDNIEGRYFIPFYMLIIGILTSLLIWQLLVVKDFDRNRGITEIRAESLKTNMDNTLYPVKTSLENMARRFALHRYPNYEVWALDSASFIEDFGGIKRVTWADENYVTRWVYPLTNGGEKIKSVNVSEEPTVRDIVKYAVENRTMSMSSTFELKTGGSGFVIFAPIFREDQFQGILSAAVIAKDFFERIAKVENYDLTIYEDGRELISTGKAQGTYARDWTYKTTYRYLNAKWEIELTPKPELIRANASVLPSFVFIFGVTISLLLSLAVHFFQKAKKAESKARQSLEWQNAARNSISLIVFTTDADIKILDVNDAMVKLLGYSVEELVGTSPYAFHDHDELMMKRGQMEARLGRPLPTDRDFAEAIFELGYSSASERTLLTKSGKRLSTVASISRVVGDNGEIAGYMAIFEDITQKKERENLLKEQEKLIMTSSRLASLGEMAAGIAHEINNPLAIISGYVSVLKKQLSQKGLDGDVEINRRVDSIDSTVQRIAKIIRGLRTYSRESHEGSDEVSSVDQIIDDTLAFCTEKFRNDNIDLVASIEPNLKVRCRPYQISQVILNLLNNAYDAVAQSQVRKVVIEAKKVSDGIEISVTDSGPGVPKELRSKIMQPFFTTKEVGQGIGLGLSISQGIIQSHGGKFYLDETSKQTRFVIWLKS is encoded by the coding sequence GTGTCTCTCGCGTCCTTCATTAGAAAACTACCAAAACTCCATAACGTCCTGGCACTGATCGTGTTGGGCGTGGGACTGACTGTGATCTTCGGATGGATCGTGCAAGATCCTATGTTGATTCGCGTGCGCCCGCAGTTTGCGCCAATGGTGTTTAACAGTGCCTTTCTTTTGTGTTTTCTTTCTTTGGGAGTTTTATTTTCTGAATACAGTTATTTAAAACTCGGGCGCATTTGTTCCGTCATTGTCATGATTTTTTCTGGCGTGGTTTTGATTCAGTATCCGCTGAACATAAATTTCGGCATTGATACGTTTTTTGTAAAACCTTTCTTTGATTCGAATTATCCAGGTCGCATGGCTGCGAGTGTGGCGGGGACAACCGCTTTATTGGGACTTGCGCTGTTTTTCAATAAGCGCTCGACACTGTGTCAGTATGTGCGCAGTACCGCTTCCAGTTTGGCTTTCGGTTTTGGTGTAATTGGTCTTTTAGGATACGTCTTTAACTTCAACTCGGAGTATGGTTGGGGTTCTTTTTCTAGAATGGCCGTGCACACTTCAACGTCCATTATTTTGTTAAGTATCGCGCTGCTTGCGCAACTTCGTACGAAAGTGAAAGAACAGTCCGATAACATTGAAGGGCGTTACTTCATTCCGTTCTATATGTTGATCATCGGGATTTTGACGTCGTTGCTGATTTGGCAACTCTTAGTCGTCAAAGACTTCGATAGAAATCGCGGTATCACCGAGATTCGCGCTGAATCCTTGAAAACCAACATGGATAATACTCTTTATCCGGTGAAAACGTCGTTGGAAAATATGGCCAGACGTTTTGCACTTCATCGTTATCCAAACTATGAGGTATGGGCGTTGGACTCTGCCAGCTTCATTGAAGATTTCGGTGGAATTAAACGTGTCACATGGGCCGATGAAAACTATGTGACTCGTTGGGTTTATCCGTTAACTAATGGCGGGGAAAAGATCAAATCCGTCAATGTCTCTGAAGAACCTACGGTGCGCGATATCGTAAAGTATGCCGTCGAAAATCGCACCATGAGTATGTCGAGCACTTTTGAACTAAAAACCGGTGGAAGTGGCTTTGTTATCTTTGCACCGATTTTTCGTGAAGATCAATTTCAGGGAATCCTTTCTGCCGCTGTGATCGCAAAAGATTTCTTTGAGCGTATTGCGAAAGTTGAAAACTACGATCTAACTATTTATGAAGATGGCCGCGAGCTGATTTCGACTGGCAAAGCTCAAGGGACGTATGCGCGCGACTGGACTTATAAAACAACGTATAGGTATCTGAATGCAAAATGGGAAATCGAGCTGACGCCAAAGCCTGAATTGATCCGTGCCAACGCATCCGTTTTGCCAAGTTTCGTATTTATTTTCGGGGTGACGATTTCATTGCTTCTGTCGTTGGCAGTTCACTTCTTCCAAAAAGCGAAGAAAGCAGAAAGTAAAGCACGCCAATCGTTAGAGTGGCAGAACGCCGCACGCAATAGTATTTCCCTTATTGTGTTTACAACCGACGCCGATATAAAAATTTTGGATGTTAACGATGCGATGGTGAAGTTGCTTGGTTACAGTGTCGAAGAATTGGTTGGCACTTCGCCTTACGCATTCCACGATCACGATGAACTGATGATGAAACGTGGACAGATGGAAGCGCGCCTAGGTCGTCCGTTACCGACGGATCGCGATTTTGCGGAAGCTATCTTTGAATTAGGTTATAGCTCTGCATCTGAACGCACGTTACTTACTAAATCTGGCAAAAGACTTTCTACAGTCGCTTCTATCAGCCGCGTGGTTGGTGATAATGGAGAAATCGCGGGCTATATGGCGATCTTCGAAGATATCACTCAGAAAAAAGAGCGCGAAAATCTTTTGAAAGAACAAGAAAAACTTATCATGACGTCGTCACGCTTAGCTTCGCTGGGTGAGATGGCTGCTGGTATCGCGCACGAAATTAACAATCCGCTGGCGATCATCAGTGGTTACGTCAGCGTCTTGAAAAAGCAACTTTCGCAAAAAGGTTTAGACGGGGATGTAGAGATCAATCGCCGTGTCGATTCCATTGATTCAACAGTACAGCGTATTGCTAAAATCATCCGCGGCTTAAGAACCTATTCGCGTGAATCGCACGAGGGTAGCGATGAAGTTTCAAGTGTGGATCAAATCATCGATGATACTTTGGCATTTTGTACGGAAAAATTTAGAAACGACAACATCGATCTTGTCGCTTCCATTGAACCGAACTTGAAAGTTCGCTGTCGTCCGTATCAAATCTCGCAAGTGATTTTGAATCTTTTGAACAACGCTTACGATGCAGTAGCGCAGTCGCAAGTTCGTAAAGTTGTTATCGAAGCGAAAAAAGTTTCTGATGGAATCGAAATCAGCGTCACGGATTCCGGTCCCGGCGTGCCAAAAGAATTGCGCAGCAAAATCATGCAACCGTTCTTCACAACAAAAGAAGTGGGGCAGGGGATTGGTTTAGGCTTAAGCATCTCTCAAGGTATTATTCAAAGCCACGGCGGCAAATTCTATTTAGACGAAACAAGCAAACAAACAAGATTCGTCATCTGGCTCAAATCCTAA
- a CDS encoding single-stranded DNA-binding protein, with protein MMSVNKVIIVGRLGADPEVKAIGSGSTVARLNIATSESWVKDGQRQEKTEWHRVTVWGKLAEICGKHLSKGRQVYVEGKLQTRQWEDQQGAKRYTTEIVASTVQFLGAASGERSSSTSSSMGGGDDFNFNDFGPEPSFNSNDEIPF; from the coding sequence ATAATGTCTGTAAATAAGGTTATCATTGTAGGTCGTTTGGGTGCTGATCCTGAAGTTAAAGCTATCGGCAGCGGCAGCACAGTTGCGCGTTTGAATATCGCAACAAGCGAATCTTGGGTAAAAGATGGCCAAAGACAAGAGAAGACTGAATGGCACCGTGTAACTGTTTGGGGCAAACTTGCAGAAATCTGCGGTAAGCACTTGAGCAAAGGTCGCCAAGTTTATGTTGAAGGTAAATTGCAAACTCGCCAATGGGAAGACCAACAAGGTGCTAAACGCTATACGACTGAAATCGTAGCAAGCACAGTTCAATTCTTGGGCGCAGCAAGCGGCGAAAGATCTTCTTCGACTTCATCTTCAATGGGTGGTGGCGACGATTTCAACTTCAACGATTTCGGTCCAGAACCAAGCTTCAACAGCAACGACGAAATTCCATTTTAA
- the gspN gene encoding type II secretion system protein GspN, with product MENISQFFKLLKNNKGKIFVMFVSAVIFIFVLFPFDDLSDLVTSQVAKLSNNTVYVSFERLKMSLFPTPGVKMDQVFIESIRTPALSASELTITPSVSGMLAQKPYGHVSAKGFLKGNVDLSMSKGQRSDNGVERQRIEVSAKKIALHDLRELANLPVILKGQLNLETTALADLTFQEQPDMDIDLTINQFELPPSNVNTPMGPLTLPDLKLSTVELKGRLAAGQFIIETGTIGKPGDELQGTIKGKIGLTINNRGGMFTHQVGAYDFSIDLKAKKSFQDRAALFLSFIDGFKTPTAEGSQYKFKVSATNPMMPPSIGAAR from the coding sequence ATGGAAAATATCTCTCAATTCTTCAAGCTTCTGAAAAACAACAAAGGCAAAATCTTCGTCATGTTCGTATCGGCGGTGATTTTCATTTTTGTTCTTTTCCCTTTTGATGACTTGAGTGACCTGGTTACTTCCCAAGTAGCAAAACTTTCTAACAACACAGTCTACGTCAGTTTTGAACGCTTGAAGATGAGCTTATTCCCTACTCCAGGTGTTAAGATGGACCAAGTGTTCATCGAATCCATCCGCACTCCTGCCTTGTCTGCTTCTGAATTGACGATCACGCCTTCTGTATCAGGAATGCTGGCACAAAAACCTTACGGCCATGTCTCGGCAAAAGGTTTCTTGAAAGGCAACGTTGATTTAAGCATGAGCAAAGGTCAACGCAGCGATAACGGTGTTGAACGTCAACGTATCGAAGTATCCGCGAAGAAAATTGCATTGCATGACTTGCGTGAGCTTGCGAACTTGCCTGTTATTTTAAAAGGTCAGTTGAATCTTGAAACGACTGCGTTGGCAGATCTGACTTTCCAAGAACAACCCGACATGGATATCGATTTGACGATCAATCAATTCGAACTTCCTCCGTCAAACGTGAACACTCCGATGGGACCTTTGACTCTTCCCGATTTGAAGTTGAGCACTGTTGAATTGAAAGGTCGTTTAGCGGCTGGTCAGTTCATCATCGAAACAGGAACAATCGGCAAACCTGGCGATGAGTTGCAAGGTACGATCAAAGGTAAGATTGGTTTGACGATCAATAACCGTGGCGGCATGTTCACTCACCAAGTGGGCGCTTACGATTTCAGTATCGATTTGAAAGCGAAGAAGTCTTTCCAAGATCGTGCTGCTTTATTCTTGTCGTTCATCGATGGCTTCAAAACCCCGACAGCAGAGGGTTCTCAGTATAAGTTCAAAGTTTCCGCGACGAATCCTATGATGCCGCCAAGCATCGGGGCCGCGCGTTAG
- the pilM gene encoding pilus assembly protein PilM, translated as MKSLGIDIGSSSIKIVEMQSSSKGFQVSQYYEHALSNIAGSDQELEVIEYIRDLISKYDDSTRFIVGLRQDRVAIRNKFFPFNDRIKIAKSLPFELEEDLPFSSENAIYDSKIIRTIGGGAEVLACAAPKTHVQNCIQRAQDAGFEPHLVSVEGIAFANVFERWNEAPPALAAAAPVFDDMEKPVRHIQLVLNMGHTRTIVAAFEGHSLIGLRSLLWGGKNIAEAISKKYEIPYVEALKELQTKAFILTNKQGATFDQVTFSETIGKSVREMARDLQLSILEIKGEFNVQIDSIGLTGGTSQIQNLGPFLTQILEVPVNKMSTLDQIPNVMFERSPAISAKAGVALGLAIEGFKKPRNPPMNFMRGEFARENHQMKMFWEKWGHTFKIATAALVVLFVYTSLRSDFATSLAERGQEVLKTQAKNVANLKGKNATEAGIKKYIRENKKRASDLKTLASVANMNSALDVLKKVSDAAPPKSAVTMDVESFNVQDAKVTLEGYVNSPQEVSLLQKSLSSITADGQVKVERATIGTKPGRTAFSFSFNVDRGIQKVTR; from the coding sequence TTGAAATCTCTAGGTATAGACATCGGTTCTAGCAGTATCAAAATTGTCGAGATGCAGTCGTCATCTAAAGGCTTTCAAGTCTCTCAATACTATGAGCACGCCCTCAGTAACATCGCGGGCAGTGATCAAGAACTTGAAGTGATTGAGTATATTCGCGATTTGATTTCCAAATACGATGACTCTACCCGTTTCATCGTCGGTCTTCGTCAAGACAGAGTCGCAATTCGTAATAAATTTTTCCCATTCAACGACAGAATTAAAATCGCAAAAAGTTTGCCGTTCGAATTGGAAGAAGATCTTCCCTTCTCGTCTGAAAATGCCATCTACGATTCTAAAATTATTCGTACAATTGGCGGTGGTGCAGAAGTTCTTGCCTGTGCGGCTCCGAAAACGCATGTGCAAAATTGTATTCAACGCGCACAAGATGCGGGCTTTGAACCACACCTTGTTTCTGTTGAAGGTATCGCTTTCGCAAACGTCTTTGAAAGATGGAATGAAGCTCCCCCTGCTCTTGCGGCAGCAGCCCCTGTCTTTGACGACATGGAAAAACCAGTTCGCCATATTCAGCTTGTTTTGAATATGGGCCACACGCGCACTATCGTCGCGGCGTTTGAAGGTCATTCGTTGATCGGTCTGCGCTCGCTATTGTGGGGCGGAAAAAATATCGCGGAAGCGATTTCAAAAAAATACGAAATCCCTTATGTGGAAGCGTTGAAAGAACTGCAAACTAAAGCGTTCATTTTAACGAATAAACAAGGTGCTACTTTTGACCAAGTCACTTTTTCAGAGACAATCGGCAAAAGTGTTCGCGAGATGGCTCGCGACTTGCAACTTTCAATTCTTGAAATTAAAGGCGAGTTCAATGTTCAAATCGACAGCATCGGTTTGACTGGTGGTACTTCTCAAATTCAAAACTTGGGACCGTTCCTGACTCAGATCCTTGAGGTTCCAGTTAATAAAATGTCCACGTTGGATCAAATTCCAAATGTGATGTTTGAAAGAAGCCCTGCGATCTCTGCCAAAGCAGGTGTTGCTTTAGGTCTTGCAATCGAAGGTTTCAAAAAACCGCGCAATCCTCCGATGAATTTCATGCGTGGTGAATTCGCTCGTGAAAATCACCAGATGAAAATGTTCTGGGAAAAATGGGGTCACACTTTCAAAATCGCAACCGCAGCGTTGGTGGTATTGTTCGTGTACACATCCCTACGCTCTGACTTTGCGACAAGCCTTGCAGAACGCGGCCAAGAAGTTTTGAAAACTCAGGCGAAAAATGTTGCGAACCTTAAAGGTAAAAATGCAACGGAAGCCGGTATTAAAAAATACATCCGTGAAAATAAAAAGCGCGCTTCAGATCTTAAAACTCTGGCAAGTGTTGCGAATATGAATTCAGCCTTGGACGTATTGAAAAAAGTCAGCGATGCGGCTCCGCCAAAATCGGCTGTGACGATGGATGTAGAATCCTTCAATGTTCAAGATGCAAAAGTCACTTTGGAAGGTTACGTGAACTCTCCGCAAGAAGTCAGTCTTTTGCAAAAATCACTTTCTAGTATTACAGCAGACGGCCAAGTTAAAGTAGAACGCGCGACGATCGGTACAAAACCAGGTCGCACGGCTTTCTCTTTCAGCTTTAACGTAGACCGCGGCATTCAAAAGGTGACTCGATGA
- a CDS encoding general secretion pathway protein GspK, whose amino-acid sequence MRQALRRLGTPLNNNRGIALMVAIACVMLIMYFAMEVSYDSNVEYLVNSQGLNRVKAYYAAKSGMQLSLLRIKIYQQAQSKFGAQLGANNPMLDQIWQFPFAWPLPIPDQMTAVDKDQFKKLVKESSMDASYFVTIEDEGSKIDINDLGSASKTLADITKTQVLNIFLQKMKEDEEFARRNSNVRFEEIVNNIADWMSSKSQSLNGGDKKSRYADLNRESQGDNFPPNRAFRSIAELHMVPGLTDEFYDLLAPRITIYGMKGINPNIASKEVLKSLDPAMTEEAVQAIIKRRDDANEGGPFKDAQDFWNFVQQKGVRTEGQTDQVPLVFESVFNFKVRSTGEFAGATREITAIVMDLNKTAAKIKSYQDKDKKAADTAGGGGGTGTGGTGTGTGTGSGSKTSSTPVGKGPPRIVYWNER is encoded by the coding sequence ATGCGTCAAGCCCTACGTCGTTTGGGAACCCCACTCAATAACAATCGCGGCATCGCCCTGATGGTGGCGATCGCTTGCGTGATGTTGATTATGTATTTTGCGATGGAAGTCTCTTATGACTCTAACGTGGAGTATTTGGTGAACTCGCAAGGGTTAAATCGCGTGAAAGCTTATTACGCGGCGAAATCTGGCATGCAGTTAAGTCTTTTGCGCATTAAGATTTACCAACAAGCACAATCTAAATTTGGCGCACAACTTGGCGCCAATAATCCCATGTTAGATCAAATCTGGCAGTTCCCTTTTGCATGGCCTTTGCCGATTCCCGATCAAATGACCGCCGTCGACAAAGATCAATTCAAAAAATTGGTCAAAGAATCTTCAATGGACGCCAGCTACTTTGTGACGATCGAAGATGAAGGTTCCAAAATCGACATCAACGATCTGGGTTCGGCTTCGAAAACATTGGCTGACATCACAAAGACACAGGTTCTGAACATCTTCTTGCAAAAAATGAAAGAAGACGAAGAATTCGCACGTCGTAACAGCAACGTGCGTTTTGAAGAAATCGTGAATAACATTGCTGACTGGATGAGTTCAAAATCGCAATCTTTAAACGGTGGCGATAAGAAATCTCGTTACGCAGATTTAAATCGTGAATCTCAAGGTGACAACTTCCCGCCAAACCGCGCCTTCAGAAGTATTGCTGAACTACATATGGTTCCAGGTTTGACGGATGAATTTTACGACCTGCTAGCTCCACGAATCACGATTTACGGAATGAAAGGGATCAACCCGAACATTGCATCTAAAGAAGTTTTGAAATCGTTAGACCCTGCGATGACTGAAGAAGCCGTGCAAGCGATCATCAAACGTCGTGATGATGCGAACGAAGGTGGCCCCTTCAAAGATGCGCAAGATTTCTGGAACTTCGTTCAACAAAAAGGTGTGCGTACGGAAGGACAAACGGATCAAGTTCCGCTTGTTTTCGAATCAGTATTCAACTTCAAAGTGCGCAGTACGGGTGAATTCGCGGGGGCTACTCGAGAAATCACTGCGATCGTAATGGATTTGAACAAAACGGCAGCAAAAATTAAGTCCTACCAAGACAAAGACAAAAAGGCAGCTGACACAGCAGGTGGCGGCGGTGGCACAGGAACTGGTGGAACGGGAACAGGCACCGGTACTGGCAGCGGTTCAAAAACTTCTTCCACTCCTGTCGGCAAAGGTCCTCCACGCATCGTGTACTGGAATGAAAGATAG
- a CDS encoding GspJ family type II secretion system protein, giving the protein MKRNRGFTLIEVMITITILGTLTVLAAQAIQQAIKAKTKLQTQIDDVSRMRDAVRLMERDINLAYHYRDIEKEMATLVKNSGKNPATPGGPGTGGPGGIASGGFGGTVVQTPQAVGPNQDLITGAAREVPRIDPETNLVGTTDSLNFVTMNNARTVRNTKQADFIEVGYALKDCKNLREDNSSSKCLWRRSTPYVDADVTKGGDEIVLLENITEFKLRYIGKGKQDWVGDWRTDAQGDGATKGKFPQAVEISVTVNKKEGTRSKKYSMQVVVPIHFPNNPEESSNASSPTSFGNPTQ; this is encoded by the coding sequence ATGAAGCGCAATCGCGGTTTTACATTGATCGAAGTGATGATCACGATCACGATTTTGGGAACTTTAACGGTTCTTGCGGCGCAAGCCATTCAACAAGCGATCAAGGCAAAAACAAAATTGCAAACCCAAATCGACGACGTCTCTAGAATGCGTGATGCCGTTCGCTTGATGGAGCGAGACATCAACCTTGCCTATCACTATCGCGACATCGAAAAAGAGATGGCAACACTGGTGAAAAATTCTGGCAAGAATCCTGCGACACCTGGTGGCCCGGGCACTGGTGGGCCAGGCGGTATTGCAAGTGGCGGTTTCGGTGGCACTGTTGTGCAAACTCCGCAAGCTGTGGGACCGAATCAAGATTTAATCACGGGCGCTGCTCGTGAAGTTCCGCGCATTGATCCTGAAACAAATTTAGTCGGCACAACAGATTCATTGAATTTCGTGACGATGAATAATGCGCGCACTGTGCGCAACACCAAACAAGCAGACTTCATCGAAGTTGGTTATGCGTTGAAAGATTGCAAAAACCTTCGTGAAGACAACAGTTCTTCAAAATGTTTGTGGAGACGAAGCACACCTTACGTAGATGCCGATGTCACAAAAGGTGGCGATGAAATCGTTCTTTTAGAAAACATCACTGAATTCAAACTTCGCTATATCGGTAAAGGTAAGCAAGATTGGGTTGGCGACTGGCGCACCGATGCACAAGGCGATGGTGCCACAAAAGGCAAATTCCCACAGGCCGTTGAAATATCTGTCACTGTAAATAAAAAAGAAGGCACTCGCAGCAAGAAATACTCTATGCAAGTTGTCGTCCCTATCCATTTCCCTAATAACCCAGAGGAGTCTTCAAATGCGTCAAGCCCTACGTCGTTTGGGAACCCCACTCAATAA
- a CDS encoding type II secretion system protein has translation MIRSRKGFTLLETVIAMVILSTGIILLTNSWGGAFMRVKKTQLSTEVTALLERKMAEVEMEYAGKPLDSIPEEKEDDFGSDYPQYSWKMESKEFEVPDISATLTANQKGGQNGVDELSLTMMKTLTQHLSKTIKEVKVTIIYKGGKKPLNFSATQYFVDYDKEIPMPSVPGMGG, from the coding sequence GTGATTCGTTCCCGCAAAGGCTTCACACTCTTAGAAACAGTGATCGCGATGGTGATCCTATCTACAGGAATTATTTTGCTTACCAATTCCTGGGGTGGCGCTTTCATGCGCGTGAAAAAGACCCAGCTTTCAACGGAAGTCACCGCCCTGCTTGAACGCAAGATGGCTGAAGTTGAAATGGAATACGCCGGCAAACCTCTGGATTCCATTCCTGAAGAAAAAGAAGACGATTTCGGTTCTGACTATCCTCAATATTCGTGGAAAATGGAATCTAAAGAATTTGAAGTTCCAGACATCTCTGCCACTTTAACTGCCAATCAAAAAGGCGGACAAAATGGTGTCGATGAACTGAGTCTGACGATGATGAAGACACTCACTCAGCATCTTTCGAAAACAATCAAAGAAGTCAAAGTGACTATTATCTATAAAGGTGGCAAAAAGCCTTTGAACTTCTCTGCCACGCAGTATTTTGTCGACTACGATAAAGAAATCCCAATGCCTTCAGTGCCTGGAATGGGCGGCTAA
- a CDS encoding Tfp pilus assembly protein FimT/FimU, whose translation MGKKGFTLIEVMIVLALLGALIGYGAPRLFKKQTNIKTAVRHFIVLSREIRNKARLNNSTYRLVVQMDDKEQKYWVERANGPQAIDIEAQEKEREEGKNKDKKEDAPPPLFQIDKSLTKKEQTLPEGLRFGQVETVNSKSAMTSGTAYIHFFPEGFVEAAAIQITDGNKLTWTLVFNPLTGQADIIEKAQSLKDIQR comes from the coding sequence ATGGGTAAAAAGGGGTTCACCCTCATTGAAGTAATGATCGTCTTGGCTCTGCTTGGAGCCTTGATTGGTTATGGTGCTCCCCGCCTCTTCAAAAAGCAGACGAATATCAAAACAGCTGTTCGTCACTTCATCGTCCTTTCTCGTGAAATTCGCAATAAAGCTCGACTTAATAATTCTACTTACCGTCTTGTTGTGCAAATGGACGATAAAGAGCAGAAATATTGGGTAGAACGCGCCAACGGCCCTCAGGCCATCGACATCGAAGCCCAAGAAAAAGAACGCGAAGAAGGCAAAAATAAAGACAAAAAAGAGGATGCTCCGCCGCCTCTTTTCCAAATCGACAAATCACTCACTAAAAAAGAACAAACTCTACCGGAAGGTCTTCGTTTCGGTCAGGTTGAAACCGTTAATTCCAAATCCGCGATGACATCTGGAACGGCCTACATTCACTTTTTCCCAGAGGGATTTGTGGAAGCTGCGGCGATTCAGATCACCGATGGAAATAAATTAACATGGACTCTTGTTTTTAATCCTTTAACGGGTCAAGCTGATATCATAGAGAAAGCTCAATCGTTAAAGGATATTCAAAGGTGA
- the gspG gene encoding type II secretion system major pseudopilin GspG — protein MSPISNRKGMTLIEIMIVLAILGGIMTLLLPRLTGQMEKAKVKEARIQMSQIVNALSMYYTDCGKYPQSLEGLVTQDSQCNNWGPEAYLKKSPKDPWNHDFVYEISGSEYSLKCLGKDGKEGGSGFDADITLEDIQ, from the coding sequence ATGTCACCTATCAGCAACCGTAAAGGTATGACCTTGATCGAGATCATGATCGTTCTTGCGATCTTGGGCGGTATCATGACGCTGTTATTACCTCGTTTGACGGGACAAATGGAAAAAGCAAAAGTTAAAGAAGCGCGCATTCAAATGTCGCAAATCGTAAATGCTCTTTCAATGTACTACACTGATTGCGGCAAATACCCTCAATCACTTGAAGGCCTTGTGACTCAAGATTCTCAATGTAACAACTGGGGACCTGAAGCTTACTTGAAAAAATCGCCGAAAGACCCATGGAATCATGACTTCGTTTATGAAATCAGCGGCAGTGAATACTCTTTGAAATGTCTTGGTAAAGACGGCAAAGAAGGTGGTTCTGGTTTCGACGCTGACATCACACTGGAAGACATCCAGTAG
- the gspF gene encoding type II secretion system inner membrane protein GspF → MPIFEYKGLTRDGKNTKGTIDAENQRAARTRLKKDGVFVVDIKDKKKADPKKSKGPRQTAKVGVKDLALMTRQLATLIKANIPLVDALAAVSEQVENPTLAEAVADCKNMVNEGSPFYKALQKYPNIFTNIYISMVEAGEMSGSLDILLLRLAEFTEAQAELRAKVSSAMMYPIIMLVVTGGLLSFLFIFLIPKMVTVFESAPQLVLPWYTIALVNVSTFMVNYWYIIFGSIFLVVVLFRNWKSTPAGKDQWDAISLKLPLMGPTVRMVAVSRFTRTLGTLLSGGVPMLTALDIVRNVVDNHVLAVAIDEARSNISEGETISGPLKKSGQFPPIVIHMVNIGEKTGDLENMLMQVSEAYDFQVKNKLESLTGLMGPVVIVIMGFAIAAIVFAVMIPMFEMTNLAG, encoded by the coding sequence ATGCCAATTTTTGAGTACAAAGGTTTAACCCGAGACGGAAAAAATACTAAAGGTACGATCGACGCCGAAAATCAGCGTGCGGCTCGTACTCGTCTCAAAAAAGATGGCGTTTTCGTAGTCGATATCAAAGATAAAAAGAAAGCGGATCCTAAAAAATCCAAAGGTCCTCGTCAGACTGCAAAAGTTGGCGTGAAAGACTTAGCCTTAATGACTCGTCAGCTGGCGACTTTGATTAAGGCCAACATTCCCCTGGTCGATGCACTTGCTGCCGTTTCTGAACAAGTTGAAAATCCAACTTTGGCAGAAGCTGTTGCCGACTGTAAGAACATGGTGAATGAAGGCTCCCCGTTCTATAAAGCTCTGCAAAAATATCCAAATATTTTTACCAACATCTACATTTCAATGGTTGAGGCCGGCGAGATGTCAGGTAGCTTAGACATCTTGTTGTTGCGCTTGGCAGAGTTCACTGAAGCCCAAGCAGAACTGCGCGCGAAAGTTTCAAGCGCCATGATGTACCCGATTATCATGTTGGTAGTAACCGGCGGCTTGTTATCATTCTTGTTCATCTTCTTAATTCCAAAAATGGTGACAGTGTTTGAGTCCGCTCCCCAACTTGTCCTGCCTTGGTACACGATTGCGTTGGTCAATGTTTCAACGTTCATGGTGAACTACTGGTACATCATTTTCGGTAGTATCTTCTTGGTTGTTGTTCTGTTTAGAAATTGGAAATCAACGCCAGCGGGTAAAGATCAATGGGATGCGATTTCTTTGAAATTGCCGCTGATGGGTCCGACAGTGCGCATGGTTGCGGTATCACGCTTTACTCGTACTTTGGGTACACTTCTTAGCGGTGGTGTTCCAATGTTGACGGCTCTTGATATCGTTAGAAACGTCGTTGATAATCATGTTTTGGCTGTCGCGATTGATGAAGCCCGCAGCAATATCTCTGAGGGTGAAACGATTTCGGGTCCGCTTAAAAAATCAGGACAGTTCCCGCCTATCGTTATTCACATGGTGAACATCGGCGAAAAAACCGGCGATCTAGAAAACATGTTGATGCAAGTTTCTGAAGCTTATGACTTCCAAGTTAAGAATAAGTTAGAATCTTTGACGGGTTTGATGGGCCCGGTTGTTATCGTGATCATGGGTTTCGCAATTGCTGCGATCGTGTTCGCGGTCATGATCCCAATGTTCGAAATGACGAACCTTGCCGGGTAG